In Nicotiana tabacum cultivar K326 chromosome 21, ASM71507v2, whole genome shotgun sequence, one DNA window encodes the following:
- the LOC107778937 gene encoding uncharacterized protein LOC107778937 yields MGLPHEDPQQHILNLLEISDTYITNKVTPDYVRLILFPFSLLGKAKRWLKAESTNSITSWNDRARKYLARFFPSGKTAKIRNFHIDQPSQSDDLGYYQATSSASATCRPGKPVWEHLQSQLEEPPKFLLGGNQGAQNQYRPQVPQQQYRPPQAEQYTNSTSHLEEMMKEVMADQQAQTTEMMKRVMADQQAQVAAMRNLERQLGQLASAQNTRLVGALPRDTEANPKSSINDVSLRNGRQLEEVQSKRRKYVIFNEKPDTIESQSEKLKELEKPAEEAVAKEPPPLAARPPPPFPQRLRKVKDNAAYKKFLDILKQVQINIPLVDILQEVPKYAKYIKDILANKRRLIEFETVALTEECSLRIQSKLPQKLKDPGSFTIQISIGKHAVRRVLCDLGLMPLSVFRQLGFGEPPPTTVILQLVDRSLAHPEGVIEDVLVQVGSFIFPVDFIILDYELDQEVPFILGHLF; encoded by the exons ATGGGTCTTCCACACGAGGATCCACAACAGCATATCCTGAATTTAttggagattagtgatacttaCATCACTAACAAGGTCACTCCAGACTATGTGAGGCTTATACTTTTCCCGTTCTCTTTGTTGGGTAAAGCAAAGCGATGGCTGAAGGCAGAATCGACTAATTCTATTACATCATGGAATGATCGAGCAAGGAAATATTTGGCAAGGTTCTTCCCTTCAGGCAAAACTGCAAAGATTAGAA ATTTCCACATTGACCAACCAAGTCAATCAGATGACCTTGGTTATTATCAAGCAACAAGCTCAGCCAGTGCAACATGT AGGCCAGGCAAACcagtatgggaacacttacaatcacAGTTGGAGGAACCACCCAAATTTCTCTTGGGTGGAAACCAAGGTGCTCAGAATCAATACCGGCCACAAGTACCTCAACAACAATATAGACCACCTCAGGCTGAACAATATACAAACTCGACAAGTCACCTTGAGGAAATGATGAAGGAAGTTATGGCTGACCAGCAGGCCCAAACAACAGAGATGATGAAAAGAGTGATGGCTGACCAGCAGgcccaagtagcagcaatgagaAATTTGGAGCGACAATTGGGACAACTTGCCAGTGCCCAAAATACTCGACTAGTTGGAGCTCTTCCAAGAGACACTGAGGCTAATCCTAAATCATCTATTAATGATGTGTCATTGAGGAATGGGAGACAATTAGAAGAAGTCCAGTCGAAAAGGAGAAAATATGTGATTTTTAATGAGAAGCCGGACACTATAGAGTCACAATCAGAAAAATTAAAGGAGTTAGAGAAGCCAGCTGAAGAGGCAGTGGCTAAGGAACCCCCACCATTAGCTGCGAGGCCACCACCCCCATTCCCTCAAAGATTGCGGAAAGTGAAGGATAATGCTGCCTATAAAAAGTTTCTTGATATTTTGAAGCAAGTGCAAATCAATATTCCACTGGTAGACATTCTGCAAGAAGTGCCCAAATATGCAAAATACATCAAGGACATACTGGCAAATAAAAGGAGGTTGATCGAATTCGAGACTGTGGCACTTACCGAGGAATGTAGCTTAAGAATCCAAAGCAAGCTACCTCAGAAATTGAAGGATCCTGGTAGTTTCACTATCCAAATCTCCATTGGTAAGCATGCAGTCAGGAGAGTTTTGTGTGATCTTGGGTTGATGCCGCTATCTGTGTTCAGACAGTTGGGCTTCGGTGAGCCGCCCCCAACAACAGTAATCTTACAATTGGTTGATCGCTCCCTTGCTCAtcctgaaggagtgattgaagatgtgttagttcaagTGGGGTCTTTCATATTCCCTGTTGATTTCATTATCTTAGACTACGAACTTGATCAGGAAGTCCCATTTATTTTGGGGCATCTATTTTAG